The following coding sequences are from one Limnobacter sp. SAORIC-580 window:
- a CDS encoding phytanoyl-CoA dioxygenase family protein → MIVSAVRDPYPTRDKSEGALIRRAEPVVYSEWTEDSPLTKEQMAQFERDGYLVLTDVFSAHELNELRAAAERASKNCAQTHAGQLIKEADGEQLRTLFGVHGMEGLLKETASNPRMLEVVQFLLNDSVYIHQSRLNFKSPHYGSGFEWHSDFETWHAEDGMPGMRAISATVLLTDEISADGSLKFMPRSHKTFVACPGETPDSTGYREAFKKQAVGKPPALFLDLLEESGGVQEVVAPAGSVLLFDCNVMHGAGKNTSDHLRANLFYVYNAVSNVLNSPYAADTPRPEFLAARTIEPLSLQVPA, encoded by the coding sequence ATGATTGTTTCAGCCGTAAGAGACCCATACCCCACACGTGACAAATCGGAGGGCGCCTTGATTCGACGCGCCGAACCCGTGGTGTACAGCGAGTGGACAGAAGACTCACCCCTGACCAAGGAACAGATGGCCCAGTTCGAGCGCGATGGCTATTTGGTGTTGACCGATGTGTTTTCTGCTCATGAACTCAACGAGTTGCGTGCCGCCGCGGAGAGGGCTAGTAAAAACTGTGCGCAAACCCATGCTGGCCAATTAATCAAGGAGGCCGATGGAGAGCAGTTGCGCACCCTGTTTGGCGTGCACGGTATGGAAGGTTTGCTGAAAGAAACCGCGAGCAACCCGCGCATGCTGGAAGTGGTTCAGTTTTTGTTAAACGACTCGGTTTACATTCATCAGTCGCGTCTGAACTTCAAAAGCCCGCATTATGGCAGTGGCTTTGAGTGGCACAGCGATTTTGAAACCTGGCACGCCGAGGATGGCATGCCTGGCATGCGCGCCATTAGCGCAACCGTGCTGCTGACTGACGAAATTTCTGCCGATGGCTCCTTGAAGTTCATGCCACGCAGTCACAAAACTTTTGTGGCCTGCCCAGGCGAAACACCCGACTCCACCGGTTACCGAGAGGCATTCAAGAAGCAGGCTGTGGGCAAGCCGCCAGCGCTGTTTCTGGACTTGCTGGAAGAAAGCGGCGGCGTGCAGGAGGTGGTTGCACCAGCAGGCTCAGTGTTGTTGTTTGATTGCAATGTGATGCACGGCGCAGGCAAGAACACCAGCGACCACCTGCGTGCCAACCTGTTCTACGTGTACAACGCAGTCAGCAATGTGCTGAATTCCCCGTATGCGGCAGATACGCCTCGACCAGAATTTCTGGCGGCGCGAACCATTGAGCCATTGAGCTTGCAGGTGCCCGCTTAA
- a CDS encoding ectoine synthase, whose protein sequence is MIVRKLSEVQGTEKHIHSKGWDSVRMLLRDDKMGFSFHITTIHAKAELHMHYKNHLESVYCVSGKGEIESKIDGKVYPIEAGTMYALNLHDPHILRAFDEPMIMACVFNPPVTGAEVHDETGAYPALAE, encoded by the coding sequence ATGATTGTTAGAAAACTCAGCGAAGTGCAAGGCACAGAAAAGCACATTCATTCCAAGGGTTGGGACAGTGTTCGCATGCTGTTGCGCGACGACAAGATGGGCTTTTCCTTTCACATCACCACCATTCACGCCAAGGCCGAATTGCACATGCACTACAAGAACCACTTGGAGAGTGTGTACTGCGTGAGTGGCAAAGGCGAAATTGAAAGCAAGATTGATGGCAAGGTGTACCCGATTGAGGCGGGCACCATGTACGCCTTGAACCTGCATGACCCGCACATTCTGCGTGCCTTCGACGAGCCCATGATCATGGCCTGCGTGTTCAACCCCCCAGTGACTGGTGCGGAAGTACACGATGAAACCGGCGCATACCCTGCGTTGGCCGAATAA